The Acinetobacter sp. GSS19 genome includes a region encoding these proteins:
- a CDS encoding Lnb N-terminal periplasmic domain-containing protein, which produces MKAIVALLTLMLSGMAYATAFDQVQIQHYQHLAEQHQLDQQITWQRLMYVDEKGKSEVSYAGYFLATDGQKNLKQEMQADIAALFSAAEPDQSIRCKFPARSRWLMQQLQISEQQLPVVQCPQLADWIGQIKPYKATLIYATDFMGNPSSMFGHTLLRLDPKDQKQLNLVSYAVNYAATVHDQDNWAYAWKGLTGQYPGEYSLMPYYRKVKEYGDFESRDLWEYELNLSPDETRFLVEHIWEMQQVSFPYYFVSDNCAYRLLGLIDLVRPEANLQQQFKHASIPIQTLKAMQQQGLVKDTVYRPALETQLLSQAGQHGHHLAKVAHKVAFAEQSEMASLLAEYAVDERAKILEMAYDDLYLQFVARQVETAFAQPRLRQLLSLRSQLAIERQRQEPQRPTKDPTQGHDARMLSLNTGTVQGDSFVELGQRQAYHDLLDPQAGYRFGTQLLFLQGNLQVRKDELKLEQFDLLSVNAYNPVQPFKTPLSWGFNFSWQQEAVQAGQFSEHEQHGVASVQTQLGYSWADHARQHLCYAQLQSYIQAGKNLERGWRFGMGPTLGCMNQWSPHWNSLVQVELPYWEDQQQWNFRLNTQLQYSLNANHALRLNGQFEQQKGKNWSKFGLGYAWFF; this is translated from the coding sequence ATGAAAGCGATTGTTGCACTGTTGACCTTAATGCTATCCGGAATGGCTTATGCCACTGCATTTGATCAAGTACAGATCCAGCATTATCAACATCTGGCAGAGCAACACCAGTTGGATCAGCAGATCACTTGGCAACGTCTCATGTATGTAGATGAAAAAGGGAAGAGTGAGGTCAGTTATGCGGGTTATTTTCTGGCAACAGATGGGCAGAAAAATTTAAAACAGGAAATGCAGGCTGATATTGCGGCATTATTTTCAGCGGCCGAGCCGGATCAATCGATTCGCTGTAAATTTCCAGCACGCAGCCGCTGGTTGATGCAACAACTGCAGATTTCTGAACAGCAACTGCCAGTTGTGCAGTGCCCGCAATTGGCAGACTGGATCGGACAGATCAAACCGTACAAAGCCACGCTGATTTATGCGACAGACTTTATGGGCAATCCCAGCTCGATGTTTGGCCATACCTTGTTGCGGCTTGATCCAAAAGATCAAAAACAGCTGAACCTGGTGTCGTATGCGGTCAATTATGCGGCAACGGTTCATGATCAGGATAATTGGGCCTACGCCTGGAAGGGCTTGACCGGGCAATATCCAGGTGAGTATTCCTTAATGCCGTATTACCGCAAGGTCAAGGAGTATGGCGATTTCGAAAGCCGGGATTTATGGGAATATGAGCTGAATTTAAGTCCAGATGAAACGCGTTTTCTGGTCGAACATATCTGGGAAATGCAGCAGGTCAGTTTTCCTTATTACTTTGTCAGTGATAACTGTGCTTACCGTTTGCTAGGTCTGATTGATCTTGTCCGTCCCGAAGCCAATCTGCAGCAGCAATTCAAACATGCTTCGATTCCGATTCAAACCTTGAAAGCCATGCAGCAACAAGGACTGGTCAAAGACACGGTGTATCGTCCCGCTTTGGAAACGCAATTGTTGTCTCAAGCCGGACAGCATGGCCATCATCTAGCTAAAGTGGCGCATAAAGTTGCCTTTGCTGAACAATCGGAGATGGCTTCATTGTTGGCTGAATATGCAGTGGATGAGCGGGCAAAAATTCTGGAAATGGCCTACGATGATCTGTATTTGCAGTTTGTGGCACGTCAGGTCGAAACCGCTTTTGCGCAGCCGCGTTTACGCCAATTGCTGAGTTTGCGTAGCCAGTTAGCCATTGAACGGCAGCGGCAGGAACCGCAACGTCCCACCAAAGATCCAACCCAAGGGCATGATGCGCGGATGCTGAGCTTGAATACTGGGACAGTACAAGGGGATAGCTTTGTTGAATTGGGACAGCGTCAGGCCTACCATGATCTACTCGACCCACAGGCCGGTTATCGTTTTGGGACACAACTGTTATTTTTACAGGGCAATCTGCAAGTGCGCAAAGATGAGCTCAAGCTGGAACAATTCGATCTGTTGTCCGTGAATGCCTATAACCCGGTACAGCCCTTTAAAACACCGCTCAGCTGGGGCTTCAACTTTAGCTGGCAGCAGGAAGCGGTACAGGCCGGGCAGTTTAGTGAACATGAACAACATGGCGTTGCCAGTGTGCAGACTCAGTTGGGCTATAGCTGGGCCGATCATGCGCGGCAGCATCTCTGCTATGCACAATTACAAAGTTATATCCAAGCTGGCAAAAACCTAGAGCGCGGCTGGCGTTTCGGCATGGGACCGACGCTGGGCTGTATGAACCAGTGGTCACCGCACTGGAATAGTTTAGTGCAAGTGGAACTGCCGTATTGGGAAGATCAGCAGCAGTGGAATTTCAGACTGAACACACAACTGCAATACAGTCTGAATGCAAATCATGCGCTGCGTTTGAATGGACAATTTGAACAGCAAAAGGGAAAAAATTGGAGCAAATTTGGTTTAGGTTATGCGTGGTTTTTCTAG
- a CDS encoding DUF3015 family protein, translating into MLKKVLLATVLAAGSSVAMADSDVGCGVGSEVWAGQRGILPKVLAATTNHIFSNQLLGITFGTLGCRQGGTVTAQVVAFTNENAESLARDMAVGQGESLNVLAELMSIKAEDKARFFAVSKQNFSEIYSTQNQNTLQVLASLQAVMAKDDVLKAYV; encoded by the coding sequence ATGTTGAAAAAAGTTTTGTTAGCGACTGTGCTTGCAGCGGGTTCTTCTGTCGCGATGGCCGACAGTGATGTGGGTTGTGGTGTCGGTTCTGAAGTATGGGCAGGTCAGCGTGGCATCCTGCCAAAAGTATTGGCAGCAACCACTAACCATATTTTTTCTAACCAGTTACTCGGGATCACCTTCGGTACATTGGGCTGCCGTCAGGGTGGAACTGTGACCGCGCAAGTCGTGGCCTTTACCAACGAAAATGCCGAGTCGCTGGCACGTGATATGGCGGTTGGTCAAGGTGAGAGTCTGAATGTATTGGCCGAGTTGATGAGCATCAAGGCTGAAGACAAAGCACGTTTCTTTGCGGTTTCTAAACAGAATTTCTCAGAGATTTATTCCACTCAAAATCAGAATACTTTACAGGTATTGGCTTCATTACAAGCGGTCATGGCTAAAGATGACGTGTTGAAAGCATACGTATAA
- a CDS encoding DUF817 family protein, which produces MFSWFKSFFEFSYKAASAALFGILLLLAFALTAPMGSQEFYGLFRYDYLLIYALVIQCCLLYLKLESWAEAKVIALFHLMAMVMEIFLTHPEIASWQYPQPALFKILTVPLFAGFMYSAVGSFFARSLRLYQVSFEKLPGFAHMLLLALLSYLNFMSKFFVPDIRNLLFVWSVVIFWKTKLHFRLQQHSIQLPMLPVLLVLAFIIWIAENISTFYKIWLYPSQVEAWHMVGWGKLGSWYLLLLLSLVLVLKILGQRDPQGRWKLS; this is translated from the coding sequence TTGTTTAGTTGGTTTAAATCATTTTTTGAATTTTCCTATAAGGCAGCTTCGGCTGCCTTATTTGGAATTCTATTGTTGCTGGCTTTTGCCCTGACTGCCCCGATGGGAAGTCAGGAGTTTTATGGCCTGTTTCGTTATGATTATCTGCTGATCTATGCCTTGGTGATTCAGTGCTGCTTATTGTATTTAAAACTGGAATCCTGGGCGGAAGCAAAAGTCATTGCCTTATTTCACCTGATGGCGATGGTGATGGAAATCTTTTTGACCCATCCTGAAATTGCCTCCTGGCAGTACCCGCAACCCGCGCTGTTTAAAATCCTGACCGTACCGCTGTTTGCCGGCTTTATGTATTCGGCCGTCGGTAGTTTTTTTGCCCGCTCTTTACGCTTGTATCAGGTGTCTTTTGAGAAGCTACCCGGTTTTGCCCATATGCTGCTCTTGGCGCTGTTGTCTTACTTGAACTTTATGAGCAAGTTTTTTGTTCCTGATATTCGCAATTTGCTGTTTGTCTGGAGTGTGGTGATCTTCTGGAAAACCAAGCTTCATTTCCGCTTGCAGCAACATTCGATCCAGTTGCCGATGTTACCGGTCTTGTTGGTGTTGGCTTTTATTATCTGGATTGCGGAAAATATCAGTACCTTTTATAAAATCTGGCTGTATCCGAGTCAGGTCGAGGCCTGGCATATGGTGGGCTGGGGCAAATTGGGTTCATGGTATTTGTTGCTGCTGTTGAGTCTGGTGTTGGTGCTGAAGATTCTGGGGCAGCGTGATCCGCAGGGAAGATGGAAACTGAGCTGA
- the hemE gene encoding uroporphyrinogen decarboxylase has product MTTLKNDRFLRALLREPVDTTPVWMMRQAGRYLPEYRETRAKAGDFLSLCKNTEFACEVTLQPLRRYDLDAAILFSDILTVPDALGLGLYFEAGEGPKFHKTVRTEQDVANLPAFNAKADLDYVMNAVSTIRSALGGQVPLIGFSGSPWTLATYMVEGGSSKEFRFTKQMMYAQPEVLHALLDRLADAVTDYLNAQIDAGAQAIQIFDSWGGALAHREYLEFSLNYMQKIVAGLQREKDGRRIPVILFTKGGGQWLEPMVATGADAFGLDWTTPLNVARQTVNGRAALQGNLDPATLYGSPATIETAVKAMLDDAYANGEKTGYVANLGHGITQWVDPAKPKVFIDTVHEYSAKYLG; this is encoded by the coding sequence ATGACAACGCTAAAAAATGATCGTTTTCTGCGTGCTTTATTACGTGAACCGGTAGATACCACCCCGGTATGGATGATGCGCCAAGCCGGACGTTATTTACCGGAATATCGAGAAACACGAGCGAAAGCGGGTGATTTTCTTTCTTTATGTAAAAATACCGAATTTGCCTGTGAAGTCACTTTACAGCCTTTACGCCGTTATGATTTGGATGCGGCCATTTTATTTTCCGATATTTTAACCGTGCCAGATGCCTTGGGACTGGGTTTGTACTTTGAAGCCGGAGAAGGGCCAAAATTCCATAAAACTGTACGTACTGAACAGGATGTGGCGAATTTACCTGCATTTAATGCCAAAGCTGATCTTGATTATGTAATGAATGCAGTCTCGACCATTCGTTCAGCACTGGGCGGGCAAGTGCCTTTAATCGGTTTTTCCGGCAGTCCTTGGACTTTGGCGACTTATATGGTGGAAGGCGGTTCCAGCAAAGAATTCCGTTTTACCAAACAGATGATGTATGCGCAGCCTGAAGTTTTACATGCCTTGCTTGATCGTTTGGCCGATGCGGTAACGGATTATCTGAATGCGCAAATTGATGCTGGCGCACAAGCCATCCAGATTTTTGACAGCTGGGGCGGGGCGTTGGCACACCGTGAGTATCTTGAATTCTCACTAAATTATATGCAGAAAATTGTGGCTGGCCTGCAACGTGAAAAAGACGGCCGCCGTATTCCGGTGATTCTGTTTACCAAAGGTGGTGGACAGTGGTTGGAACCGATGGTGGCTACGGGTGCTGATGCTTTTGGCTTGGACTGGACCACACCACTAAATGTTGCACGTCAAACTGTGAATGGACGCGCGGCATTGCAAGGTAATCTTGATCCAGCGACTTTATATGGTTCACCTGCGACGATTGAAACAGCAGTAAAAGCCATGCTGGATGATGCCTATGCCAACGGTGAAAAAACCGGTTATGTGGCCAATTTGGGACATGGCATCACCCAATGGGTCGATCCAGCCAAGCCAAAAGTCTTTATCGATACCGTACATGAATACAGCGCTAAATATTTGGGGTAA
- a CDS encoding L,D-transpeptidase family protein, which translates to MFVRSLLAMSLSCILAGTSFAASTAEQPLKPQVIPAGAVEDPINPLAVDNNSTSAASETQISPQEQQELNQASKTLQDLSKTEDQNAAIGTAPAKNNVNAAQVSWTLDSLNQADWYENIGKGQFPVYARAHVMLNNQHASPGAIDGMSGKNTLKAIASFQQMNGIKPTGELSKETWDALVAKQTRPAFVEYTITEEDLKGPYAASIPSDYALQAKMKGLYYTRVTEMLGEKFHMDEDFLKKLNPKATFKKAGEKIIVANVRNDLPEDIHLIVAHKGAKQLYLFNNKNQMVGSFPATIGSTDTPSPTGTYKVTGVAKNPWYSYSPSNFVQGNNLKPLSLPPGPNAPVGNIWIGLSKKSFGIHGTPSPSTISKTASHGCIRLTNWDANDLGRKVRSGVTVRFLE; encoded by the coding sequence ATGTTCGTTCGCTCATTACTCGCTATGAGTTTAAGCTGCATCCTTGCAGGCACCTCCTTTGCCGCATCTACTGCTGAGCAACCCTTAAAGCCGCAAGTGATTCCTGCGGGGGCTGTGGAAGATCCAATTAATCCCTTAGCAGTTGACAACAACAGCACCTCAGCTGCATCAGAAACCCAGATTTCTCCACAGGAACAGCAAGAGTTAAATCAGGCTTCCAAGACGCTGCAGGATCTCAGTAAAACCGAAGATCAAAATGCAGCGATTGGTACTGCACCCGCAAAAAATAATGTCAACGCAGCACAAGTCAGCTGGACCCTCGACAGCCTCAATCAGGCTGACTGGTATGAAAATATTGGCAAAGGCCAGTTCCCCGTCTATGCACGTGCCCATGTCATGCTTAACAACCAGCATGCTTCACCAGGCGCGATTGATGGTATGAGCGGTAAAAATACCCTCAAAGCGATTGCTTCCTTTCAGCAAATGAATGGGATCAAACCGACCGGTGAACTGAGCAAAGAAACTTGGGATGCGCTGGTCGCCAAACAGACCCGTCCAGCCTTTGTGGAATACACCATTACCGAAGAAGACTTAAAAGGGCCTTATGCAGCATCGATTCCTTCAGATTATGCACTGCAAGCCAAGATGAAAGGTCTTTACTACACCCGCGTGACTGAAATGCTGGGTGAAAAATTCCACATGGATGAAGATTTTCTGAAGAAACTCAATCCAAAAGCCACCTTTAAAAAAGCGGGTGAAAAAATCATTGTTGCTAATGTGCGTAATGATTTGCCGGAAGATATTCATCTGATCGTGGCACATAAAGGTGCGAAACAGCTTTATCTGTTCAATAACAAAAACCAGATGGTCGGCTCTTTCCCAGCCACCATTGGTAGTACTGATACCCCATCACCAACGGGAACCTACAAAGTGACTGGTGTAGCGAAAAATCCGTGGTACAGCTATTCACCGAGCAACTTTGTCCAGGGGAATAACCTGAAACCACTATCCTTACCCCCTGGTCCAAATGCGCCAGTGGGCAATATCTGGATTGGTTTGAGTAAAAAATCTTTTGGTATTCACGGGACACCAAGCCCATCCACTATTTCTAAAACAGCATCCCATGGTTGCATCCGTTTAACCAACTGGGATGCCAATGACTTGGGCCGTAAAGTGCGTTCCGGCGTTACAGTACGTTTCCTTGAATAA
- a CDS encoding potassium channel family protein: MGQFAVIGLGSFGATVARELAASKHEVIGIDSEKKYVEELAQDLTHAVIADATDERVLRELNLQKCDAVIVAIGEDIEASILCVLHLTNIGVKKIWVKAKTKAHHMILSHLQVDKIIHPEEDMGVRVAQALNYPIVSRYMRLDHDHYIVKIIIDSKLHGVHALGVTQNTEQIKILLVQRNLTMFYEVQPTFHFEENDILILEGPLTELKKLLRRFE; encoded by the coding sequence ATGGGACAGTTCGCAGTCATTGGCTTAGGGAGTTTTGGTGCAACCGTTGCACGTGAACTTGCGGCCTCCAAACATGAAGTGATTGGAATTGACAGCGAGAAAAAATATGTAGAGGAACTGGCACAAGACCTCACCCATGCGGTCATTGCAGATGCCACGGATGAACGTGTACTGCGTGAGCTCAATCTGCAAAAATGCGATGCTGTCATTGTTGCGATTGGGGAAGACATTGAAGCCAGCATCTTATGTGTGCTGCATTTGACCAATATTGGCGTCAAAAAAATCTGGGTTAAAGCCAAAACCAAAGCCCACCACATGATTCTGTCTCATCTGCAAGTGGACAAAATCATCCATCCAGAAGAGGATATGGGCGTTCGTGTTGCACAGGCACTCAACTACCCGATTGTCAGCCGTTATATGCGGCTGGATCACGACCATTATATTGTCAAGATCATCATTGACAGCAAATTGCATGGTGTTCATGCCTTGGGTGTCACTCAAAATACCGAACAGATCAAAATCTTGCTGGTACAGCGTAATCTCACCATGTTCTATGAGGTACAACCGACCTTCCATTTTGAAGAAAATGATATTCTAATTTTAGAAGGTCCTCTGACTGAACTGAAAAAACTGCTACGCCGTTTTGAATAA
- a CDS encoding TrkH family potassium uptake protein — protein MRIFDFSRFKNKTINLSPPKILALGFLSFIIVGTLMLKMPLATTHPISWMDAVFTATSAVTITGLAVVDTGSTYTTFGQIMILVMVQFGGLGFMTFAVLAAMSLSPRIGLKQQVRAQDALGQTSLAKVSQVAQSVVLYTLFFEIIGAMILTSVWTPQVGFMPALYQAIFFSVSAFNNAGFSLFSDSLMQFEHQPVVLFTISTLSVIGAIGFLILIDIKQNKRWSKLQTNSKIILVSIALLNLIGFLLIWLLEIHNPATLGALPFADQVTAAWFQATSPRSSGFNSIDTAQLYPATSFIIMLLMFIGGGSLSTGGGIKVGTFVVLVLSVLAFLRRSSEIRIFNHAISRELSMKALAVTFVTFALITVGNFILLVLEPQQDFLDLSFEAVSAACTVGLSRGITGELSSASLMVLSFLMFAGRLGPLSLVYLIATPKESRLKHPAADIQIG, from the coding sequence ATGCGTATTTTCGATTTTTCCCGGTTCAAAAATAAAACCATTAATCTTAGCCCACCGAAAATTTTGGCGTTAGGCTTTCTGAGTTTCATTATTGTTGGAACCTTAATGCTGAAAATGCCGCTGGCCACCACACACCCGATTAGCTGGATGGACGCCGTGTTCACCGCGACCTCAGCTGTTACCATTACGGGACTCGCTGTGGTGGATACCGGTTCAACCTACACTACATTCGGTCAAATCATGATTTTAGTGATGGTGCAATTTGGCGGTTTAGGCTTTATGACCTTTGCGGTGCTTGCAGCGATGAGCCTTTCTCCGCGTATTGGACTGAAACAGCAAGTTCGGGCACAGGATGCCTTGGGCCAAACCAGTCTGGCCAAAGTGTCGCAGGTCGCACAAAGTGTGGTGCTGTACACGCTATTTTTTGAAATCATCGGCGCGATGATCCTGACCAGCGTCTGGACACCACAAGTCGGCTTTATGCCGGCCTTATACCAAGCCATCTTTTTTAGCGTTTCCGCTTTTAACAATGCCGGTTTTTCACTCTTTTCTGATAGCTTGATGCAGTTTGAACATCAACCAGTAGTGCTATTCACCATCAGTACGCTGTCGGTCATCGGGGCAATTGGTTTTTTAATCCTGATTGACATTAAACAGAATAAACGCTGGTCGAAACTGCAAACCAACAGCAAGATTATTCTGGTCAGTATAGCATTACTCAATCTCATCGGCTTTCTGCTCATCTGGCTCTTAGAGATCCATAATCCTGCCACGCTCGGCGCATTACCGTTTGCCGATCAAGTGACGGCTGCCTGGTTTCAAGCCACTTCCCCTCGTTCGTCCGGCTTTAACAGCATCGACACCGCACAACTTTATCCTGCAACCAGCTTTATTATCATGTTGCTGATGTTTATTGGAGGTGGTTCACTCAGTACAGGCGGTGGCATTAAAGTCGGAACTTTTGTGGTTTTGGTGCTCAGTGTATTGGCATTTTTAAGGCGCTCAAGCGAAATCCGGATTTTCAATCATGCGATTTCACGCGAGCTCAGCATGAAAGCCTTGGCCGTAACCTTTGTCACCTTCGCGCTCATCACGGTGGGCAATTTTATTCTGCTGGTGCTGGAACCCCAACAGGACTTTCTTGATTTGAGTTTTGAAGCGGTTTCTGCAGCCTGTACTGTGGGGTTGTCACGTGGTATTACCGGCGAACTCAGTTCTGCCAGCCTGATGGTGCTCAGCTTTTTAATGTTTGCAGGCCGTCTAGGACCGCTAAGTCTGGTCTATTTAATTGCAACACCAAAAGAAAGCCGCCTGAAACATCCGGCAGCAGATATTCAGATTGGCTAA
- a CDS encoding DUF542 domain-containing protein, which translates to MQTTLDITPETTLGELVTFFPAISSQLNALQIDYCCQGERSLKTALQDAGLALDFIEKIREDYQTFLKQAAPEVLITELSDAQLVDLILHVHHQPERVLWKELDELVNKILLVHFQHDPQLLLQLHRQFSLLKLELEQHFTKEEKILFPLLQQPSKTEADCAQLKQLIQELEMEHEAAGQLVKQIIQLTGHFSPPDFACPTMKLVYAKLHQLTDDLFLHIAKENSVLFKRYFS; encoded by the coding sequence ATGCAAACCACTCTCGATATTACCCCTGAGACCACACTAGGTGAACTGGTGACCTTTTTTCCAGCGATCAGCAGTCAACTCAATGCCTTACAAATTGACTATTGCTGTCAGGGTGAACGCAGTCTAAAAACTGCACTGCAAGATGCCGGTTTAGCACTGGATTTTATTGAAAAAATCCGGGAGGACTATCAAACCTTCCTCAAGCAGGCAGCACCCGAGGTTCTGATCACTGAGTTGTCGGATGCTCAACTGGTTGATCTGATCCTGCATGTGCATCACCAGCCGGAACGGGTGCTATGGAAAGAACTGGATGAACTGGTCAATAAGATTCTGCTGGTGCATTTCCAGCACGATCCGCAACTGCTGTTACAGCTGCATCGGCAGTTCAGTTTATTGAAACTGGAGCTCGAACAGCATTTTACCAAAGAAGAAAAAATCCTGTTCCCCTTGCTACAACAGCCCAGTAAAACCGAAGCGGACTGTGCACAGCTCAAGCAGCTGATACAGGAGTTGGAAATGGAACACGAGGCTGCCGGGCAACTGGTTAAACAGATCATTCAATTGACTGGACATTTTAGCCCGCCTGATTTCGCTTGCCCAACCATGAAACTGGTATATGCCAAACTGCATCAACTGACCGATGACCTGTTCCTGCATATTGCTAAAGAAAACAGTGTACTGTTTAAACGTTACTTCAGTTAG
- a CDS encoding ArsO family NAD(P)H-dependent flavin-containing monooxygenase, with product MSTVITDVIIIGGGQAALATAYFLKRSGLSFLILDDQPRAGGAWLHAWESLRLFSPNSWSSLPGWMMPGTEQNYPTRDEVVSYLTQYEQRYHFPIIRPVHVDRVQADGSMLSVYAGEQCWQAKAVVSATGTWSHPYIPCYPGQEKFQGVQLHSAQYQNAEAFRGQRVMIVGGGNSGAQILAEVSQVAETLWITSTPPQFLPDDVDGRVLFLRATERLKAQQQGRSIQQLPGGFGDIVMIDSVKEARARGVLHSRPPFAAFSSEGVVWQDGTSQKIDAVIWCTGFKAALTHLASLGVVEDNHTVQLEGTRSVKQPHLWLVGYGEWTGAASATLIGVTRTARSTVDEIVTMLKADQV from the coding sequence ATGTCAACAGTTATAACAGATGTCATTATTATTGGTGGTGGGCAAGCAGCCTTAGCAACGGCGTATTTCCTCAAACGTAGCGGACTCTCTTTCCTGATCTTGGATGACCAGCCGCGAGCAGGGGGAGCCTGGCTGCATGCGTGGGAATCCTTACGTTTGTTTTCTCCAAATAGTTGGAGCTCTTTACCCGGCTGGATGATGCCTGGCACAGAACAGAATTATCCCACGCGTGATGAAGTGGTGAGCTATTTAACCCAATATGAACAGCGTTATCATTTTCCGATTATCCGTCCGGTCCATGTTGATCGTGTGCAGGCCGATGGTTCAATGCTGAGCGTATATGCCGGTGAACAATGCTGGCAGGCCAAGGCTGTGGTGAGTGCTACCGGGACCTGGAGCCATCCGTATATTCCTTGTTATCCCGGTCAGGAAAAATTCCAAGGGGTACAATTGCATTCGGCCCAGTATCAAAACGCGGAGGCATTTCGAGGTCAGCGTGTCATGATCGTAGGGGGCGGCAATTCGGGTGCACAAATTTTGGCTGAAGTGTCGCAGGTCGCTGAAACTCTATGGATTACGTCCACACCTCCCCAATTCTTGCCGGATGACGTTGATGGGCGGGTTCTATTCTTGAGGGCGACTGAACGTCTGAAAGCACAACAGCAAGGGCGTAGCATTCAACAATTACCTGGTGGGTTTGGCGACATTGTGATGATTGATTCTGTTAAAGAAGCACGAGCACGTGGTGTATTACATAGTCGGCCGCCATTTGCTGCATTTAGCTCAGAGGGTGTGGTGTGGCAAGATGGAACATCACAAAAAATAGATGCCGTGATCTGGTGTACCGGTTTTAAAGCGGCACTCACGCATTTGGCTTCGCTTGGTGTGGTTGAAGACAATCATACGGTGCAACTCGAAGGCACACGTTCGGTTAAGCAGCCCCATTTATGGCTGGTGGGCTATGGCGAGTGGACAGGAGCAGCCTCAGCGACTTTAATCGGGGTCACTCGTACGGCACGTAGCACCGTCGACGAAATTGTGACGATGCTCAAAGCAGATCAGGTTTAG
- a CDS encoding cation diffusion facilitator family transporter, with protein MAHGHTHAHNHTHYGRAFAIGILLNLGFVLIEAFYGWQAGSMALLADAGHNLTDVGGLLLAWAAYRAARIHANQRHTYGWRKASILASFINAVLILLAMLVLAWESLQRIQTPSPVEASTMMLVAAIGVGVNALTAWLFQKDSAHDLNIRGAFLHMAADAAVSLGVVVAGALYLWQGWLWIDAVLGLIISLLIIWGTWSLFHQSLHLLFDGVPEHISLPAVQECLLAIPAVSDLHDLHIWSMSTQEHALTVHVVYDAHLQPADELLDHLHHCLHERFDLQHITVQLESVDYARHCVMNHSKCHMV; from the coding sequence ATGGCACATGGACATACGCATGCGCACAATCATACTCATTATGGTCGTGCTTTTGCGATTGGGATTCTGCTGAATCTGGGTTTTGTGCTAATCGAGGCCTTTTATGGCTGGCAAGCGGGGTCTATGGCATTACTCGCGGATGCAGGCCATAACTTGACGGATGTGGGTGGGTTGTTACTGGCATGGGCCGCTTATCGTGCTGCACGTATCCATGCCAATCAGCGACATACGTATGGTTGGCGAAAAGCCTCGATTCTGGCCAGTTTTATCAATGCCGTACTGATTCTATTGGCGATGTTGGTATTGGCTTGGGAATCCCTGCAACGTATTCAAACTCCAAGTCCCGTAGAAGCCTCGACCATGATGCTGGTGGCAGCGATTGGTGTGGGGGTGAATGCGCTGACTGCTTGGCTGTTTCAAAAAGACAGCGCCCATGATTTGAATATTCGTGGGGCTTTTTTGCATATGGCTGCCGATGCAGCCGTCTCCCTAGGCGTGGTCGTGGCGGGTGCCTTGTATCTTTGGCAAGGCTGGTTGTGGATTGATGCGGTGCTTGGGCTCATTATTTCACTGCTGATTATCTGGGGAACCTGGTCCTTGTTCCATCAGTCTTTGCATTTGCTGTTTGATGGTGTCCCTGAACATATTTCTTTACCGGCGGTACAGGAATGTTTGTTGGCTATTCCGGCGGTGAGTGATTTGCATGACCTGCATATCTGGAGCATGAGCACCCAAGAACACGCGCTGACCGTTCATGTTGTTTATGATGCTCATCTTCAGCCTGCAGATGAGTTGCTGGATCATCTCCATCATTGTTTACATGAGCGCTTTGATCTTCAGCATATTACCGTACAGCTGGAATCTGTGGACTATGCACGACATTGTGTGATGAACCACTCCAAATGCCATATGGTCTGA
- the greB gene encoding transcription elongation factor GreB — MKSNLITRSGHDKLVAELKHLWHEERPEITRKVNWAASLGDRSENADYQYNKQLLRKIDRRVRYLGKRLEELKIVDYSPQQAGKVYFGAWVEIENEQGEQKCLRIVGVDEIYDHHPQHISIDSPMARALLSKQVDDEVEVLTPSGKKLWYINAIRYDIPENG, encoded by the coding sequence ATGAAATCAAACTTAATCACCCGTTCTGGTCATGATAAATTAGTGGCCGAACTAAAGCATTTATGGCATGAAGAACGTCCTGAAATTACCCGTAAAGTGAACTGGGCTGCGAGTCTCGGAGATCGTAGTGAAAACGCGGATTACCAATACAACAAGCAACTGCTACGCAAGATTGACCGTCGCGTACGTTACTTGGGAAAGCGCCTGGAAGAGCTAAAAATTGTTGATTACTCCCCTCAGCAGGCAGGTAAAGTCTATTTTGGTGCCTGGGTAGAAATTGAGAATGAACAGGGGGAACAGAAGTGCTTGAGAATTGTCGGTGTGGATGAAATTTATGATCATCATCCGCAGCATATTTCGATTGACTCTCCGATGGCACGAGCGTTGCTGTCCAAACAGGTCGATGATGAAGTGGAAGTGCTGACGCCCTCTGGTAAAAAATTATGGTATATCAATGCCATTCGTTATGATATTCCAGAAAACGGCTAG